The Astyanax mexicanus isolate ESR-SI-001 chromosome 20, AstMex3_surface, whole genome shotgun sequence genome contains a region encoding:
- the cplane1 gene encoding ciliogenesis and planar polarity effector 1 isoform X7 — MEVKFEVLLSSSIKRKKPWPKFCWLGKEKEGVFLLDDTRISEINLVSGQTKKKTPTLQPLLPRVVTMAGSQNGAWLVGLLVTGELFLWNRDKDSLKTVAAVSAVYELASAGKALRLSLLVSGDGQRVLLVSVTGQVFLWECLVPQDLNSPRDSTIRGLWSQIASSENTQLPSSKDKEASLHSVFIQSETVGDVCLSAFVFTNREELMVTILKIQWDQTWENKLRLERYSVQWVTKTFPLRNLEPPCRPVKSRGALVPAFSPDGQLLAIILNQKDPRATQVLYISAQNFVTVSSLLGGCGSKKLNIPAKYVRSYWVGCASWSPEGLYLACVLKRGSLLLLARLGGLVSLSTAGCDIEFGPAHFLPLHPLVTYRPPVPLQSPDDALSSSSVSLRDPMRQRYSVTWHPRLPCLLMSDGYMVTMLKMASRPSPTSLMSSVLLDTAQGLERVSRLLGSEQPQVRPRLESMSTLKFTASLLALKEKEIPASTLPLFLREGEDNAGLKLTIEKAQGEDDEEDSDIGQYTHSVMQDGGRLEFASMFDTLHAQHLSDPEDSEQDSSVLLEELATARHNILTAWAFGVSQGGIMDQRERLLKYTVSCAVRLARMLRIALPVVQRHREDKGTWTSHVFDLIRSLLCFLPWDSPHKGSSSCFRVIVDLVQCFVHFFLPLSLDSVCSSQNFTAALLVLEETSKTLDLTYSLPEQTVQQEREDHAPCPSDMFFIPLLQESKEAESVTSQLLLPNRPSNRLITMWRKLYRQALQYQAKLFSQTNLESQRKEFENMSNIISQIQEALQRGGDLLEESPALHNITGEQHFILGEYSKCVQAWRVQLWAERERVGPRTGFLETRYCLALLFGQLFQYRLREAQALCDFLARRLQSQNGQVEEHSREEKSDEAHFEGWLPQQVNKEAACAVVQSLGRFMASYFTNQPLAIFPPHNVDILPPLHLPHLSGRRMVALSQSRVAGAVRSQHLSELWTVDYALELLLLGGLMPEAVWLAHSLGDWKTAASLGLAYTTYCRLHYDFSRLKWKELHLPVELHPGWIFQNQLESLMGCVASSDERGKDTAEVEDMDVLQASVQEILKASVMAEVDVVSQPLSQLLDSAKEHAHSFPMLVPPVFYLPAPPLYCPQPSPNTQDSFGNGMLVLERELRCHVAGVLQRVLLLFRAAHCSRPAAQWYISSLRRCRQIYRKVRKWKVESKDDLLPEGLKKFTNFCGFFRSGHLGHKDMDSVSKQTIVCFRELCGLCWMLHVRDQLTVSCRKYQTARSKSLNSQLPDVRVSELCEEALRWVCRLLPFSRFLCAEEVLQDLALSLVAELPPVPMVTETLVRMFPNEEESVRVPLRDKYSSMMHRFQTCVVQTSTPKPASESGGEEEEEGETMMLLIQDQRRQRCKEERRLAKNLAPLERHLWERDEGEEKGGTASMLSRFSLDTNLSNSTLTDYERPLVGSETDMADTLSEPLSPDMQTRPHHSSRFQKAEDRSETSRNERNADGRSKSVTKGAAQGSVVDEGNNTGPTLPTVGTWVFELEDEEYLRFLELFYSYVLEKDSLDTEESELPLLSSFSSQLRERELHSDTFDMLTTLKRRKAGRKRDALLPVFCAGRCFHILPVTPEPTPSVSLAPSVISDAHTAQTSMSVKPLRGKQPGLFSLLQRRGQSANSVVRAEKSPVKTLFQLAPQIEPWLFKAVSHPDVDLQLELDSKLETQFPRLGRLFEWMLRWADRSVLVSQTSRKTLEGAGEPVVIRAKASAPAVLLALRLLEQRYTAGLQGTDKHGVQLKGQKRDFTVAPVLQPETGCIRERESSIDTGYPTSAETPITLHDLEPQQGCGLRMCEPEEIQDNHSISHMSGLKDVNSDSDISLKGTGRESELIVMCESEDNSSIEETLEGSLLGPDISVQIQTPSKNFTGSRKKALTLADLENTRRTEDSESESDCSSEGGGGAPVEPPEEETASSSVSEAPEPASSQQNNQHCSQMSNPPAALGTISHAPSNVLPQNGANTQPDPVRQLLQDELFRLVQLQQINFMSLMQVVGASFTNLPLSQSTNPLLAQLSMPGSQTAAPAQPQHHASMAAVVQSEHGFQSMSTQTSENIRQKNADGPFSKPQNRTTNIADEQRNSEAARPSLSPINSRLNPQENQQLTIRSDWPEDGQTEGRRFIPPSQGLLTTVENQTPPQAGLTRGRPNDRSIFNPPERTAPVMQGLKLLQLPSAQPPLLRPPPPPAPVREAWGAQTLHLSSTHHEPSVIRRVEEDRSRTSAEPTAVPPHLNLNQYTRQSPPQVLEISSERGAVGEALCLPPASHSGLRLLQFPPSSKAQPIQLPQIPNSAPVKQLTMGPAAVGPYPRLQLLRTEPEPPSHLQYAAPPVRVPRLIPLEELLGWAAGRSQGMDPKIQLLKTDILPERRTHTATPSRKRLKRREMKKREEKVFVTFRSDDSIIPPSQPEEKEPTPDAGYAIPLGSFDSVLSGERLLSEAYSTSAELHAFASTQKQAPEIQDACTNTEPASPRPVTDKAVSAQLAASPGHTSAHRCVDMAPVVPPDMFLNLRFRRDVNTKQPESSGFAETNVNTAGRNFISVIDLEDVSLLQDLPPSLPSFQTPAQTTSASPPTSAQLHLLAASVTNSAATNTELRTEEQDEELPGPSNSSPPAAMRNLPELEPSGDPVTLRVLMDLQAPEKSLSARQQRDSFLFSRNQVSARLAEMDAQLAALQDIADRMDHEFANTRLLVNTIETLCPAVKPVERDKPYSSTFRVLKGAKSFRHVDHHVDEQFNMEEEKKEEQMDESFLTSALSDNVSLGLDGLSSLRPLATSTQSLAKHAHTSAAVKPEQSQWNASRELIESSMDISGIPADNTLGLSGLSDVADILGDLVKQGALSPSALRLSSSVARQSSRLQEQQRKTMMDEETSELRTWMKKKQRERLVEYRKQREEKRERERKPFTPPVSVNPSSKDLTINKKKKEERDKMALLEHHSQRAQEACSLITDLLTAPLHLPTASSSTTMNQTRESRPRSQNQSIARSKKSPKGQRGRARSVSALGKTVVLQRRSASGPPGTLSSRLGLHRPASALPGDRLSQVTRRGMLTDLRGRPRVKITPPSPHAGLNRTPVEQKTTRQKELSYLEDTEERDVVSPWDTPAEIRRILGLERNDREQDLEVDEQGRLGALSESTGSLLSKLDWADIERIVAEEEDMDG; from the exons ATGGAAGTAAAGTTCGAGGTCCTTCTGTCCTCCAGCATCAAACGAAAAAAGCCATGGCCGAAATTTTGTTGGCTTGGGAAG GAGAAAGAAGGTGTCTTTCTTTTGGATGACACTCGGATCAGTGAAATCAACCTGGTGTCGGGGCAGACCAAGAAGAAGACCCCAACATTGCAGCCTTTGTTGCCAAGAGTGGTTACAATGGCTGGGTCTCAGAATG GTGCATGGCTGGTTGGACTACTGGTTACCGGAGAGCTTTTTCTGTGGAACAGAGACAAAGACTCCTTAAAGACAgttgctgctgtttctgctgtaTATGAACTGGCATCGGCTGGTAAAG CACTGCGCCTCTCCCTGCTGGTCTCGGGGGACGGACAGAGGGTTCTCCTGGTCTCTGTCACAGGGCAGGTCTTCCTGTGGGAATGCCTGGTCCCTCAAGATTTAAACAGTCCAAGAGACAGCACCATCCGGGGGCTCTGGAGTCAGATAGCATCCTCAGAAAATACACAACTGCCTTCGTCCAAAGACAAGGAAGCTTCTCTACACTCTGTGTTTATCCAGAGCGAG ACTGTAGGTGATGTTTGCCTGAGTGCTTTCGTCTTCACCAATAGAGAGGAACTGATGGTCACCATCCTGAAGATTCAGTGGGATCAGACCTGGGAGAACAAGCTCAG ATTAGAAAGATACAGCGTTCAGTGGGTCACCAAAACCTTTCCACTCAGGAATCTTGAGCCTCCATGTCGACCTGTGAAGTCAAGAGGAGCTCTGGTACCAGCTTTCTCACCAGATGGCCAACTTTTAGCAATAATCCTTAATCAGAAAGATCCAAGG GCTACTCAGGTGTTGTACATTAGCGCCCAGAACTTTGTGACTGTATCCAGCTTGCTGGGAGGATGCGGCAGTAAGAAGCTCAATATCCCAGCTAAATATGTGAG GTCATATTGGGTGGGCTGTGCGAGTTGGAGTCCAGAGGGGCTCTATCTTGCGTGTGTACTGAAGAGAGGTTCCCTCTTGTTGCTGGCCCGCTTGGGTGGTTTGGTCTCTCTTTCGACAGCTGGGTGTGACATTGAGTTTGGCCCAGCACACTTTCTGCCTCTTCATCCACTGGTCACCTATAG ACCTCCAGTGCCTTTGCAGTCACCGGACGATGCCCTCTCCAGCTCCAGTGTGTCTCTCCGTGACCCGATGAGACAGAGGTACTCTGTGACTTGGCACCCGAGGCTGCCTTGCCTCCTTATGTCAGATGGCTACATGGTGACCATGCTGAAGATGGCCAGCAGGCCCTCACCTACTTCGCTGATGAGCAGTGTTCTCTTGGACACGGCTCAGGGGCTGGAGAGAGTAAGCAGGCTCCTGGGGTCAGAGCAG CCCCAGGTCAGACCTAGACTGGAATCCATGTCCACTCTGAAGTTCACAGCAAGCCTGTTGGcactaaaagagaaagagattccTGCGTCAACTCTACCTTTATTTCTCAGAGAAGGAGAGGACAACGCAGGGTTGAAACTGACCATTGAGAAAGCCCAg GGTGAAGATGACGAAGAAGACTCAGACATTGGTCAGTACACACACTCTGTTATGCAGGATGGTGGGAGGCTGGAATTCGCCTCCATGTTTGACACCCTTCATGCCCAGCACTTGTCTGACCCTGAAGACTCAGAGCAAGACTCTTCTGTTCTCCTGGAGGAACTGGCCACAGCACGGCATAATATTCTCACCGCTTGGGCTTTTGGAGTATCTCAAGGTGGTATCATGGATCAGAGGGAGCGTCTGCTGAAATACACCGTCTCTTGTGCTGTTCGGCTGGCCCGAATGCTGCGGATTGCTCTCCCAGTGGTGCAGCGTCACAGGGAGGATAAAGGCACCTGGACTTCTCATGTGTTTGACCTCATTAGGTCTCTGCTCTGCTTCTTACCTTGGGATTCCCCTCACAAGGGAAGCAGCAGTTGCTTTAGGGTCATAGTAGATCTTGTGCAGTGCTTTGTACATTTCTTTCTACCATTATCATTAGATAGTGTTTGTTCTTCTCAAAATTTCACTGCAGCACTTCTGGTCCTTGAGGAGACCTCAAAGACTCTGGACTTGACTTATAGTTTACCTGAGCAGACTGTGCAGCAGGAACGGGAGGATCATGCTCCCTGTCCTTCGGACATGTTCTTCATCCCACTATTACAGGAAAGCAAAGAGGCTGAAAGCGTGACTTCACAGCTACTACTGCCCAACAGACCTTCAAACAG attgATAACCATGTGGAGGAAATTGTACAGGCAAGCTTTGCAGTATCAAGCCAAATTATTTAGTCAAACAAACCTGGAAAGCCAGAGGAAGGAGTTCGAGAACATGTCAAATATAATTTCTCAAATCCAGGAGGCTCTTCAGAGAGGTGGTGATCTTTTGGAGGAAAGTCCTGCCCTGCACAATATAACAG GAGAACAGCACTTCATTTTAGGTGAATACAGCAAGTGTGTCCAGGCCTGGCGAGTCCAATTAtgggcagagagagaaaggg TTGGTCCACGGACAGGCTTCCTGGAGACACGTTACTGCCTGGCTCTTCTGTTTGGCCAGCTGTTCCAGTATCGGCTGAGGGAGGCCCAGGCCTTGTGTGACTTCTTGGCCCGGCGGCTACAATCTCAAAACGGCCAAGTGGAAGAACATAGCCGAGAAGAGAAGAGTG ATGAAGCTCATTTTGAAGGCTGGCTTCCACAGCAAGTGAATAAAGAAGCTGCCTGTGCAGTGGTACAGTCTTTAGGGAGGTTCATGGCCTCCTACTTCACCAACCAGCCACTTGCCATCTTCCCACCCCACAACGTGGACATCCTGCCCCCTCTGCATTTGCCTCATT TGTCAGGGCGCCGCATGGTGGCCCTGTCTCAGAGCAGGGTGGCAGGCGCAGTGCGATCACAGCATCTCTCAGAATTGTGGACAGTGGACTATGCTCTGGAGCTCCTCCTGCTGGGAGGGCTGATGCCTGAAGCTGTGTGGTTGGCTCACAGCCTGGGTGACTGGAAGACTGCTGCGTCCCTTGGCCTGGCCTACACCACCTACTGCAGGCTGCACTACGATTTCAGCAG GCTGAAATGGAAAGAGCTGCATCTGCCTGTTGAGCTGCATCCTGGCTGGATCTTTCAGAACCAGCTGGAGTCATTAATGGGCTGCGTGGCTTCGTCTGATGAAAGAGGGAAAG ATACAGCAGAAGTAGAAGATATGGACGTTCTACAGGCCTCTGTGCAGGAGATCCTGAAGGCTTCAGTCATGGCTGAAGTAGATGTTGTCTCCCAGCCCCTTTCCCAGCTACTAGACTCAGCCAAAGAGCACGCCCACTCCTTCCCCATGCTCGTCCCTCCTGTCTTTTACCTTCCTGCACCTCCTCTGTATTGTCCGCAGCCTTCTCCTAACACCCAG GACTCATTTGGAAATGGGATGCTGGTCCTGGAGAGGGAGTTGCGTTGCCATGTTGCTGGAGTTTTGCAAAGAGTGCTGCTGCTGTTTAGGGCTGCCCATTGCTCCCGACCTGCGGCCCAGTGGTACATAAGCAGCCTGCGCCGCTGTCGCCAGATTTACCGCAAG GTCAGAAAGTGGAAGGTTGAGTCTAAAGATGACCTTCTTCCCGAAGGGCTGAAGAAGTTCACAAATTTCTGTGGATTTTTCCGTTCAGGGCACCTAGGGCATAAAGACATGGACAGTGTTTCTAAACAGACAatag TTTGCTTCAGAGAGCTGTGTGGCTTGTGCTGGATGCTGCATGTTCGAGACCAACTCACAGTTTCCTGTAGGAAGTACCAGACTGCTAGGAGCAAGTCTCTGAACTCTCAG CTTCCTGATGTCAGAGTATCTGAGCTGTGTGAGGAGGCCCTGCGCTGGGTCTGCCGCCTGCTGCCTTTCTCACGGTTCCTCTGTGCTGAGGAGGTTTTGCAGGACCTGGCTCTTAGCCTGGTGGCCGAACTTCCACCTGTTCCAATG GTGACAGAAACTCTGGTCAGGATGTTTCCAAACGAGGAAGAATCTGTTCGTGTACCTTTGCGGGACAAGTACAGCTCAATGATGCACAGATTCCAAACCTGTGTTGTGCAGACCTCTACACCCAAACCAG CCTCAGAGTCAGgcggtgaggaagaggaagagggcgAGACCATGATGCTGCTGATCCAGGACCAGCGGAGGCAGCGCTGCAAAGAAGAGCGCCGCTTGGCCAAGAATCTGGCCCCTCTGGAAAGGCATCTCTGGGAGAGAGACGAAGGGGAGGAGAAGGGAGGAACCGCCTCGATGTTGAGCAGATTCTCTCTGGATACTAACTTGAGTAACAGCACCCTGACCGACTATGAACGACCTCTAGTGGGCAGTGAGACAGACATGGCTGATACATTGTCAGAGCCTCTCTCACCTGACATGCAGACCAGGCCACATCACAG CTCCAGGTTTCAGAAAGCTGAGGACAGATCTGAAACATCAAGGAATGAGAGAAATGCAGATGGACGCTCTAAGTCTGTGACTAAGGGAGCAGCCCAGGGGTCAGTTGTTGATGAAGGAAATAACACTGGACCCACTTTACCAACTGTGGGAACATGGGTGTTTGAGCTTGAGGATGAGGAGTACCTTAGATTCCTGGAGCTCTTCTACAGCTATGTGTTGGAGAAGGACAGCCTAGACACGGAAGAGTCAGAGCTGCCTCTGCTGAGCAGCTTTTCATCACAGCTGCGAGAAAGAGAGCTTCACTCCGACACCTTCGACATGCTGACCACACTCAAGCGCCGCAAAGCTGGTCGAAAGCGGGACGCGCTGCTCCCAGTGTTCTGCGCTGGCCGCTGCTTTCACATACTTCCTGTAACTCCTGAGCCAACCCCCTCAGTCAGCTTAGCTCCTTCTGTTATCAGTGATGCCCACACCGCTCAAACCAGCATGTCGGTTAAGCCTCTCCGTGGGAAACAGCCAGGATTGTTCAGCCTTCTCCAGAGGCGCGGCCAGTCTGCCAATTCTGTGGTTCGTGCAGAAAAGAGCCCCGTTAAGACTTTGTTTCAACTGGCCCCACAAATTGAACCCTGGCTCTTTAAGGCTGTTTCACACCCTGATGTGGACCTACAGCTGGAGCTGGACTCCAAGTTGGAGACCCAGTTTCCCAGACTGGGCAGGCTGTTTGAATGGATGCTGCGCTGGGCAGACAGAAGTGTCCTGGTTAGTCAGACCAGCAGGAAGACGTTAGAGGGTGCAGGGGAGCCTGTGGTCATTAGGGCCAAAGCCTCGGCTCCTGCTGTACTCCTGGCTCTGAGGCTGCTGGAGCAAAGGTATACTGCTGGCCTGCAGGGAACTGACAAGCATGGGGTCCAGCTTAAG GGGCAGAAGAGGGACTTTACAGTGGCTCCAGTGCTGCAACCTGAGACTGGCTGtataagagagcgagagagcagcaTTGACACTGGCTATCCTACTTCAGCAGAGACTCCCATCACCTTACATGATCTAGAACCTCAGCAGGGATGTGGCTTGAG GATGTGTGAACCTGAGGAGATTCAGGACAACCACAGCATCTCTCACATGTCTGGGCTAAAGGATGTGAATTCTGATTCTGACATTAGTCTAAAGGGAACTGGAAGAGAGAGTGAACTGATTGTCATGTGTGAATCAGAAG ATAACAGCAGTATAGAGGAGACCTTGGAAGGATCTTTACTTGGACCAGACATTTCTGTTCAAATACAGACCCCCAGCAAAAATTTTACTGGGTCTAGAAAGAAG gctttGACATTGGCAGATTTGGAGAACACAAGGAGAACTGAAGATTCCGAATCTGAATCTGA TTGTAGCTCTGAGGGAGGCGGTGGTGCACCTGTAGAACCACCTGAAGAGGAAACAGCTTCCAG TTCTGTAAGTGAGGCCCCAGAACCAGCATCTTCTCAGCAGAACAACCAGCATTGTTCCCAAATGTCAAATCCTCCAGCTGCCCTTGGAACAATAAGCCATGCCCCCAGTAACGTTCTGCCTCAGAACGGAGCAAACACTCAGCCTGACCCGGTCAGACAGCTACTCCAGGATGAGCTTTTCAGACTTGTTCAG ttGCAGCAGATCAACTTTATGAGTCTAATGCAAGTTGTGGGAGCGTCATTTACAAACCTGCCCCTGTCCCAATCCACCAATCCACTTTTGGCACAGCTCAGTATGCCTGGCTCCCAAACTGCAGCACCTGCACAACCACAGCACCATGCCAGTATGGCAGCTGTGGTACAGTCTGAACATGGCTTTCAGAGCATGAGCACCCAGACCTCTGAAAACATAAGACAAAAGAATGCAGACGGGCCTTTCTCTAAACCCCAGAACAGGACAACTAACATTGCAGATGAACAGCGGAATAGTGAGGCAGCCAGACCTTCATTAAGTCCTATTAACTCAAGACTCAACCCTCAG GAAAACCAGCAGCTAACCATTCGTTCTGATTGGCCTGAGGATGGCCAGACAGAAGGTAGACGTTTTATTCCTCCTTCTCAGGGGCTTCTCACCACTGTGGAGAATCAAACTCCCCCACAAGCAGGTCTTACCAGAGGCAGGCCCAATGACCGTTCCATCTTTAACCCTCCAGAGAGAACTGCCCCAGTAATGCAGGGGCTAAAGCTTCTCCAGCTGCCCTCTGCCCAACCTCCTCTACTGcgtccccctcctcctcctgcccCAGTGAGAGAAGCCTGGGGAGCCCAAACCCTTCACCTCAGCAGCACTCACCATGAACCCAGCGTGATTAGGAGAGTAgaggaggacaggagcaggacGAGTGCTGAGCCCACAGCAGTACCACCACACCTAAACCTTAACCAGTACACCAGGCAGTCTCCACCACAAGTTCTAGAAATATCATCAGAGAGGGGGGCAGTGGGAGAAGCCCTTTGCTTGCCTCCTGCATCCCACTCAGGGCTCCGGCTACTGCAGTTTCCACCTTCCTCTAAAGCTCAACCCATCCAGCTGCCTCAAATACCCAACTCTGCTCCAGTGAAGCAGCTCACGATGGGCCCTGCAGCAGTAGGCCCTTACCCCAGACTGCAGCTGCTGCGCACTGAACCCGAGCCACCAAGT CACTTACAGTATGCTGCACCTCCTGTGCGTGTTCCTCGCCTGATCCCGCTGGAGGAGCTTTTGGGCTGGGCTGCTGGGAGGAGCCAGGGAATGGACCCTAAAATCCAGCTGCTCAAGACAGACATACTTCCAGAGAGAAGAACACACACAGCAACCCCCTCTAGGAAGAG GCTCAAAAGGAGggaaatgaaaaaaagagaagaaaaagttTTTGTCACCTTCAGATCAGACGACTCAATAATCCCCCCATCTCAG CCTGAGGAGAAAGAACCTACTCCAGATGCTGGCTATGCCATTCCTTTAG GTTCCTTTGACTCAGTGCTGTCTGGTGAGAGGCTGCTTTCCGAGGCCTATTCCACATCAGCAGAGCTTCATGCATTTGCTTCCACACAAAAACAAGCTCCTGAAATCCAGGACGCTTGCACCAACACTGAGCCAG CCTCACCTCGCCCTGTCACTGATAAAGCTGTTTCAGCCCAGCTTGCTGCATCTCCGGGTCATACATCTGCTC ACAGATGTGTTGATATGGCCCCAGTTGTCCCACCAGATATGTTCCTCAACCTGCGCTTCAGGAGAGATGTAAATACCAAGCAACCAGAGAGCTCAGGGTTTGCAGAAACTAACGTG AACACGGCTGGCCGGAACTTTATCAGTGTTATCGATCTGGAGGACGTCAGTCTCCTGCAGGACCTGCCGCCTTCCCTGCCATCTTTTCAGACTCCTGCTCAAACCACATCAGCTTCTCCACCTACATCTGCTCAGCTTCATCTTTTAGCAGCTTCTGTGACCAACTCTGCTGCAACCAACACAGAGCTCCGTACAGAAGAGCAGGATGAGGAACTTCCTG GTCCTTCTAACTCCTCACCTCCTGCAGCAATGAGGAACCTTCCTGAATTGGAACCTAGTGGAGATCCAGTCACCCTCAGAGTGCTGATGGACCTCCAAGCTCCAGAGAAGTCACTGTCTGCACGGCAGCAAAGAGACTCATTCCTGTTTTCTCGCAACCAAGTCTCGGCCCGTCTCGCTGAGATGGATGCCCAGTTGGCTGCACTGCAGGACATTGCTGACCGTATGGACCATGAATTTGCCAATACCAGGCTG ttggtgAACACTATAGAGACTCTGTGTCCAGCAGTGAAGCCTGTCGAGAGGGACAAACCATATTCTAGCACTTTCAGAGTTCTAAAAGGAG CAAAGAGTTTTCGACACGTGGATCATCATGTTGATGAGCAGTTCAAcatggaagaggaaaaaaaagaagagcagaTGGATGAAAGTTTTTTGACCTCTGCACTGAGTGATAATGTTTCTCTTGGTTTGGACGGGCTCTCGTCTCTCCGTCCACTTGCAACATCTACCCAGAGCTTGGCCAAGCATGCTCACACCTCTGCTGCAG TGAAACCAGAGCAGTCTCAGTGGAATGCCAGCCGAG AATTGATTGAATCATCTATGGATATCTCTGGCAT ACCAGCTGATAACACCCTGGGTCTGAGTGGGCTGAGCGATGTTGCCGATATCTTGGGAGATTTGGTGAAGCAGGGGGCGCTGTCCCCCTCAGCACTGCGTCTTTCTTCATCAGTGGCCAGACAGAGCAG